A region from the Penaeus monodon isolate SGIC_2016 chromosome 17, NSTDA_Pmon_1, whole genome shotgun sequence genome encodes:
- the LOC119583671 gene encoding cyclin-dependent kinase inhibitor 1B-like, which produces MGEMCVDDIVRDQVMALPSVLNYRIWSSGPRSAPGLPIRRHQASKLRKNLFGPVDHSENLRFVHEELEKITKEDSERWNFDFKTEQPKEGRYEWVAVGEGATKMNPPPQLTCLTANNVNVKSVKRLSASPPAKMRQRLCTDYFRLNKSTKPKAKSERKAEREVVPSRTPEKRSAVAIR; this is translated from the coding sequence ATGGGTGAGATGTGCGTGGACGACATCGTCAGGGATCAAGTGATGGCTCTGCCGAGTGTTCTCAACTACCGAATCTGGTCGTCAGGGCCAAGAAGTGCCCCCGGCTTGCCTATCAGACGACACCAAGCGAGCAAGTTGAGGAAGAACTTGTTTGGCCCCGTCGACCACAGCGAGAACTTGAGATTCGTGCACGAGGAACTTGAGAAGATCACAAAGGAAGATTCCGAGCGCTGGAACTTCGACTTCAAGACCGAGCAGCCCAAGGAAGGACGCTATGAGTGGGTGGCCGTCGGAGAAGGTGCCACGAAGATGAATCCGCCGCCACAGCTCACCTGCCTCACTGCAAACAATGTCAACGTAAAGTCCGTGAAGAGGCTGAGCGCAAGCCCGCCCGCCAAGATGCGACAGAGACTCTGCACAGATTACTTCAGACTCAACAAATCGACGAAACCCAAAGCCAAGAGCGAACGCAAGGCCGAAAGGGAGGTCGTCCCCTCAAGAACGCCGGAAAAAAGAAGTGCAGTGGCGattagataa